Genomic DNA from uncultured Desulfuromusa sp.:
CTCTCAGCATCAGGCTGCGGTGACGGTATTGACAGCGCAGATGCCGAATCCTCAGGGATATGGGCGAATCATTCGCGATGGTGAGCAGATTCTGCAGATTGTCGAAGAGAAAGATGCAAACGAAGAACAACGTCAAGTTACAGAAATCAACGCTGGAACATATCTGTTTGATACCGCTTTTGTCCTTGAAGCACTGAAAGGGCTGAAGCAGAATAATTCTCAAAAAGAATATTACCTGACCGATATTGTTGCTGCAGCTGTTGCTGAAGGCAAGAAAACTCGGGCTCTGTGTGTCGAAGATCCAACTGAAGTGATGGGAATTAACGATCGTTGCCAGTTGGCGGAGGCAGAGGTGTTGATGCGTTGGAAGATCAATGCGGATCTGATGTTTGGAGGAATCTCCATGGTTGATCCAACCACGGTTTACATCGACAATGGAGTAGAAATTGGCATCGATACGATGTTGCATCCAAATGTTCATCTGCGTGGCAAGACCACTGTTGGTAAGAACTGCATTATTGAAACAGGTGTCGTCGTTGTCGATTCCCAAATTGCGGACGGCGTCCATTTGAAAGCCGGTTCAGCGATTGAAGAGTCCCGGATTGGTCACAATTGCAAGGTGGGTCCCATGGCCCATCTACGCCCAGGCTCGGTTTTGACCGGCAATAATAAAATCGGTAATTTCGTAGAAATGAAAAAGTCAGTGCTGGGAGAAAAATCCCAGGCCAGCCACCTGACTTATATTGGAGACTCTGAGGTTGGCCAGAATGTTAACTTTGGTTGTGGAACGATTACCTGTAATTACGACGGAGTCAACAAGCACAAAACAACAGTTGAAGATGATGTCTTTGTCGGCAGCGATTGTCAGTTTGTTGCTCCAGTGACCATTGGTCGCAACAGTTTGATTGCTGCGGGAACTACGGTGACCAAGGATGTTCCCCCCGACTCATTGGCTCTGGCGCGGACTGAGCAGAAGATTATTAAAGGTTGGCGGCTGCGTAAACAGAAAAAATCCTGAAGTTCCAAGGAGAAAACTATGTGTGGAATCGTTGGTTATATCGGCAAGCAGGATGCTTCTCCAATTATTATTGAGGGGTTGCGACGGCTTGAATATCGGGGCTATGACTCGGCGGGAATTTGTACTCTCAATGGAGGGGAGCCACAAATTCGCAGGGCTGAAGGCAAGCTTATCAATCTGGAAAATATTCTTCGTGAACAACCTGCAGAAGGAATACGGGGGATTGGCCATACTCGCTGGGCAACTCATGGCCGTCCTTCAGAGATCAATGCCCATCCGCACCGAGCAGGCAATATCGTTGTTGTGCACAATGGGATTATCGAGAATTATTTAAAGCTGAAAGAACAATTGCAGGGCCTTGGACATCAGTTCTGTTCGGAGACCGACACCGAAATTATCGCTCATCTGGTAGAGGAACATTATAAGCAATGTGGCGATTTTGAGAAAGCTGTTCAGTTGGCGCTGGCGGAAGTGAAGGGAGCTTATGCGGTTGCCATCCTTTGTAATGATGAGCCGGATAAACTGATCGCAGCCAAGGTTGGAGCGCCACTGGTTGTTGGTCAGGGGCAGGGGGAGTTTTTTGTTGCATCTGATATCCCTGCGCTACTGTCGCATACCCGGGAAATGATTTTTCTGGAAGATGGTGAAATTGTGGTCTTCACCCCGGAAAAAATGTGGGTGACCGACCTTGATGGACAGCCGCTGGTCAAGCAGAGCAAAACCATCACCTGGAGTCCGCTGATGGCGGAAAAAGGTGGCTATAAACATTTTATGCTCAAAGAGATCTATGAGCAGCCCCGGGCACTGGCCGATACGATTGCCGGACGGCTTCAAAGTGAAGAGGGGGACGTCTATCTGGAAGATTTCGGCCTCAGTGAAGAACAACTTGCCGGGCTGGACAAAATTTTCATTATCGCCTGTGGAACCTCCTGGCATGCTGGTCTGGTTGGGAAGTTCTATATTGAAAAACTGGCACGATTACCGGTTGAGATCGATATCGCCAGTGAATTTCGCTATCGCGATCCGATCGTCAATGACAAAAGCCTGACGGTCCTTATCAGCCAAAGTGGTGAAACGGCAGATACTCTGGCAGGGTTGCGAGAGGCTAAAGGAAAAGGTGGAAAATCGGTCTGCATTTGTAACGTGGTTGATTCTTCCATCGCCCGTGAAAGTGACGGGGTGATTTACACCCACGCCGGGCCCGAAATCGGCGTTGCTTCAACCAAGGCTTTTACCACTCAGCTGGTGGCTCTTTATCTGCTGGCTTTGAAATTGGGACGGGCGCGTGGAACCTTGACTGCCGATGATTGTCGCCAACAGGTCGAAGCATTATTGGCGCTGCCACGTAAGCTGGAAGAAACTTTGGAACTGGATGGACAGATCGAAAAAATTGCCCGTGAATATATGAACGCACGGGATTTCCTTTATCTGGGTCGTGGCAATCAATATCCTATTGCTCTCGAAGGGGCGTTGAAACTCAAGGAGATTTCCTATATTCATGCCGAAGGCTACCCCGCCGGAGAGATGAAACATGGTCCTATCGCTTTGATCGATGAAAACCTCCCGGTTGTTGTTTTGGTTCCTTATAATGACACCTATGACAAGGTGGTCTCCAATATGGAAGAGGTTTGCGCCCGGGGAGGTAAAGTGATCGCGGTCAGTAGTGGAGAAGGTCGTGGGTTAGAGGGGAAAGTCGAGACCTTGATTCAAGTGCCGCAAACCACGGACGACCTGATGCCAATCCTGACCTCAATTCCGATGCAATTGCTTGCATATCACGTTGCTGTTCTTAAGGGGACCGATGTTGATCAGCCACGTAATTTAGCGAAAAGCGTGACGGTGGAGTAAGGTTGAACTTGTTTTTGTAAAAAAATCATTTACTTATAAAACCGCAATTTTGGCCCAATGCCAAGTTGCGGTTTTTATTTATCTACATTTGCCACAAACACATTTCTTGAGAAAGAGATTTTCACGCTTGAGCCGAGCTCAAATCCACCGAAAGGTGGTGTAACGCTACTTGTTGATTATCCGGATGGGACCCCTTGTAAAATTCGTTGTAATAACGCTGGCCACGGTGAAATTGGGATTCATGTGCTCTACGCAATCAAGCAACCAAACCGACCTGTATACACGTTCATCTCGAAACAATCTAAAGAAATATGTTCTGTTCACGCTGGAGGATGGCTGGAACGGACAACCAGCAAGTTTTTGCAGATCCCTCCTAACGCGACTTCAATTGAATTATTTTGTGAGGACTTTGTCCGTCAATACCTTGCCGAATTGGAAATCATGCCAATAGCAAATTCATTCAAGAAAAATGGGCCATCTATCCTTTAGTTTTTCTGTTGCTCTATAAGCCAGAATCTCAATATTGGGAGCTAGTTGGCTGTGTCTGGTCCTATAAACTTCATGTAGTTCAAGTTTATCTCTCTTGATTCCAGGGAAAACGATGCTTGAAACAGGTGTCGAGCCTCCAATGCCGTGTATGCGTAAGGGATACGTCTCTATTTCTCGAAGTCTATATGGGAATGATCTTCCTGGTTTCGGAGTCGGGTTGTTTGAATCTTGTTTTGTCACGTTTTGTTTGTCAGATTAGCCTTGTCTTTCCTCTTCTTCAGCAAGCGATTCAGATAATCTCAAAAATCAATGCAGGTTCAGGCAAAGGTATTGAATCAAAAGGAATATTCTCTATTGACCTGCTGTAATCCTTGTCGTACAAATTACTGTTTACCCTATTAATTGGCGTTGAAAATCAGGTTTTGGATGGGTTGATTCTCGATCTTCTGCAAATCCTGGGCTTTATGCTGTTCTGAAAAGTTTTAACCATGATGAAAAACCATTTACCGCCTATGTTTTCTTTGTACGCTCGCAAACTACGGAGACTGACCCAGCAGTTTCTCAGCCATTTTAGAATAAGCGACAATACTTTTCTCATTATCCTTGCAGTGATCGTTGGTTTGCTCGGTGGTTTGGGCAATTATCTGTTTCGTAAGACGATTGAGGTTATCCATTGGCTTGTCGTTGAACAGAGCCTGGAGTTTTTTGATATCTCTCTTGAGCATTGGTCGATACAGCGAATTCTGGTGATGTTTCTGCCGGCTATTGGAGGTTTACTGGTTATTCCCCTCTGGATTCTTTTTGGCAAAGATCTCAAGGGAGGATTTGCCGGTTTTCTGGTCAAGGTCAATCTGAAAGGGGCCAAATTACCGTTGCGACCCCTTTTCACTAAGGGCTTTGCATCGGCTGTAACCCTGGGTGCCGGGGGAAGTGCCGGGCAGGAAGGTCCGATTGCCGTGATTGGCGGCACTATCGGCAGTCAGTTTGGTAAAGTGTTTAAGATGAGTGGCGACCGGATTAAGGTTTTAGTTGCCTGCGGAGCTGCTGCCGGTGTTGCCGCGACTTTTAATGCTCCTCTTGCCGGGGTCTTTTTCGCGACAGAAATTGTTCTTCTGTCTTCCTTTGAGGTTGCCAGTTTTACGTCAATTGTTATTGCCAGTGGTATGGCAACGGTCGTCTCGAGGGCTTTATTAGGGGATGTTTCAGAAGTTGTAACTCCGCCATATGTTCTGGGCAG
This window encodes:
- the glmS gene encoding glutamine--fructose-6-phosphate transaminase (isomerizing), translated to MCGIVGYIGKQDASPIIIEGLRRLEYRGYDSAGICTLNGGEPQIRRAEGKLINLENILREQPAEGIRGIGHTRWATHGRPSEINAHPHRAGNIVVVHNGIIENYLKLKEQLQGLGHQFCSETDTEIIAHLVEEHYKQCGDFEKAVQLALAEVKGAYAVAILCNDEPDKLIAAKVGAPLVVGQGQGEFFVASDIPALLSHTREMIFLEDGEIVVFTPEKMWVTDLDGQPLVKQSKTITWSPLMAEKGGYKHFMLKEIYEQPRALADTIAGRLQSEEGDVYLEDFGLSEEQLAGLDKIFIIACGTSWHAGLVGKFYIEKLARLPVEIDIASEFRYRDPIVNDKSLTVLISQSGETADTLAGLREAKGKGGKSVCICNVVDSSIARESDGVIYTHAGPEIGVASTKAFTTQLVALYLLALKLGRARGTLTADDCRQQVEALLALPRKLEETLELDGQIEKIAREYMNARDFLYLGRGNQYPIALEGALKLKEISYIHAEGYPAGEMKHGPIALIDENLPVVVLVPYNDTYDKVVSNMEEVCARGGKVIAVSSGEGRGLEGKVETLIQVPQTTDDLMPILTSIPMQLLAYHVAVLKGTDVDQPRNLAKSVTVE
- the glmU gene encoding bifunctional UDP-N-acetylglucosamine diphosphorylase/glucosamine-1-phosphate N-acetyltransferase GlmU, giving the protein MKKGLAAVILAAGKGTRMKSALPKVLHPICGRPMLYYPLEAARASGFEQLKVVVGHGAEQVMEAFEDNNLTWVKQTDQLGTGHALMCAADSLRGYSGPLLLHCGDVPLLKAETLHQLQDYHSQHQAAVTVLTAQMPNPQGYGRIIRDGEQILQIVEEKDANEEQRQVTEINAGTYLFDTAFVLEALKGLKQNNSQKEYYLTDIVAAAVAEGKKTRALCVEDPTEVMGINDRCQLAEAEVLMRWKINADLMFGGISMVDPTTVYIDNGVEIGIDTMLHPNVHLRGKTTVGKNCIIETGVVVVDSQIADGVHLKAGSAIEESRIGHNCKVGPMAHLRPGSVLTGNNKIGNFVEMKKSVLGEKSQASHLTYIGDSEVGQNVNFGCGTITCNYDGVNKHKTTVEDDVFVGSDCQFVAPVTIGRNSLIAAGTTVTKDVPPDSLALARTEQKIIKGWRLRKQKKS